A single region of the Manihot esculenta cultivar AM560-2 chromosome 12, M.esculenta_v8, whole genome shotgun sequence genome encodes:
- the LOC110627736 gene encoding wound-induced basic protein-like: MIYDVNSPLFRSFLSQKGGSSDRRKMEEQKPKEQKPKASENKPIMTE, encoded by the exons ATGATCTACGACGTCAACTCTCCTCTCTTCCGTTCCTTCCTCAGCCAGAAGGGCGGTTCCTCTGATAGGAG GAAAATGGAGGAACAGAAGCCAAAGGAACAGAAACCCAAAGCAAGCGAGAATAAGCCTATTATGACAGAGTAA
- the LOC110628018 gene encoding uncharacterized protein LOC110628018: MSELSLTSTTSKKTHFSISSLLLSDFFLFCSFIFSHPLYFFYLIFLFPYLLKLLSFLSPLFVTTFLLLLVLLTISPNLLLENLSHELSESKVSFVLGTYQAVVERLQPKADEGSNDEFHQFEELEAYKIVFDTSDFDIGENPVGVSELEAKDIGLESNDTEVHNSSSHQEPVAGVSEVLKVDFDGSSALITSQLIAEGNKIEVVSHQNQKFEEFAIQNGDKEVKPQSENSNKVEEQKEKTTEIDLPRMNSQKLEANAWSKADDYQSMGSNLGSFGSMRKEKEWRRTLACKLFEERHNVDGSEGMDLLWETYETDSMKMLAKNKTKKGNKGSIEYYDDEDEEEEENEGQLCCLQALKFSAGKMNLGIGRPNLVKISKAIKGIGWLHHVTKKKSYR, encoded by the coding sequence atgTCTGAACTTTCTTTAACTTCAACCACCTCCAAGAAAACTCATTTCTCAATATCAAGTCTTCTTCTCTCTGACTTCTTCCTCTTCtgttctttcattttctctcaTCCTTTATATTTCTTCTACCTGATTTTCTTGTTTCCTTATCTCTTGAagctcctttctttcctttctcccCTATTTGTTACCACCTTTCTTTTACTCTTAGTTCTCCTCACTATCTCTCCTAATCTTCTCCTTGAAAATTTGAGTCATGAGTTGTCTGAATCCAAAGTGAGCTTTGTTCTTGGAACATACCAAGCTGTTGTAGAGAGACTGCAGCCTAAAGCAGATGAAGGAAGCAACGATGAGTTTCATCAATTTGAGGAGCTAGAAGCATACAAGATTGTGTTCGATACATCTGATTTTGATATTGGAGAAAACCCAGTTGGAGTTTCTGAGCTAGAAGCTAAAGACATTGGCTTAGAAAGCAATGACACTGAAGTTCACAACAGTTCAAGCCATCAAGAGCCTGTTGCAGGCGTCTCTGAAGTATTAAAAGTTGATTTTGATGGAAGTTCAGCTTTGATAACTTCTCAGCTGATAGCTGAAGGAAATAAAATAGAAGTAGTCTCTCATCAAAACCAGAAGTTTGAAGAATTTGCAATCCAAAATGGAGACAAAGAAGTCAAGCCACAGAGCGAGAACTCCAATAAAGTTGAAGAACAGAAAGAGAAAACAACTGAAATAGACCTTCCAAGGATGAATTCCCAGAAACTTGAAGCAAATGCATGGAGTAAAGCTGATGATTATCAGTCAATGGGATCAAACCTTGGGAGTTTTGGATCAATGAGGAAAGAAAAAGAGTGGAGAAGAACATTGGCATGCAAGCTTTTCGAGGAGAGACACAATGTTGATGGAAGTGAAGGCATGGATTTGCTATGGGAGACATATGAGACTGATTCTATGAAGATGCTggcaaaaaacaaaacaaagaagGGAAACAAAGGAAGCATTGAGTACTACGAtgatgaagatgaagaagaagaagagaatgaaGGACAACTGTGTTGCTTGCAGGCTCTCAAATTCTCAGCTGGGAAGATGAATCTGGGAATTGGAAGGCCTAATCTTGTGAAGATCTCCAAGGCCATCAAGGGGATTGGATGGTTGCACCATGTCACCAAGAAGAAAAGTTACcgttaa
- the LOC110628236 gene encoding nuclear transport factor 2 has product MAASAQQAPVPPPDVVGNAFVHQYYLILHQSPELVHRFYQDDSKLGRTEEGGIMSTTTTMQAINEKILSLGCGDFRAEITTVDSQESYNGGVLVLVTGYLTGSDNNRQKFTQSFFLAPQDNGYFVLNDVFRFVDDAKHQNGNLEVISSVEAPPTPNQEFSSVNENHISEQTTAFSEEANVEEVCDPSEDGDGAIEEEEAPVPEIVDEVPDDSHMVVDSQTVAEPNAKIEEVPKKSYASILKVMKENAAPFSSPAPSPVRSAPKSQEQVTAAVPPALATETHVFTSNTTENGNVQENEAEGPSIYVKGLPLDATPVLLEDEFKKFGPIRSGGIQVRCQKGFCFGFVEFEVASAVQSALQASPIMISGCRVVVEEKRSTSRGNNRGRFSSGAGAGYRNEGPRGRGNFGGGRAYGRSDFTNRTEFGNRNGNRGGYSNRGGDGYRRNDKMRNNGDRANRAGGLSLNAAAKTTAPRVSATA; this is encoded by the exons ATGGCAGCCTCCGCTCAGCAAGCCCCAGTGCCTCCTCCTGATGTT GTCGGTAATGCGTTTGTTCACCAATACTATCTCATCTTGCATCAATCGCCGGAACTTGTTCATCGATTCTACCAGGATGATAGTAAGCTTGGTCGTACAGAGGAGGGTGGGATCATGAGTACCACAACCACCATGCAG GCCATAAACGAGAAGATACTATCACTTGGTTGTGGAGATTTCAGAGCAGAAATTACTACAGTTGATTCACAAGAATCATACAATGGGGGAGTCCTTGTCCTTGTGACTGGATATTTGACTGGAAGTGATAATAATCGACAAAAATTTACTCAGAGTTTCTTCTTGGCACCTCAAGACAATGGCTATTTTGTTTTGAATGATGTCTTCCGATTCGTTGATGATGCCAAGCATCAAAATGGAAATCTGGAGGTTATCAGTAGTGTTGAAGCTCCACCAACTCCTAACCAGG AATTTTCTTCAGTGAATGAAAATCACATTTCTGAGCAAACAACTGCTTTCTCTGAGGAAGCCAATGTGGAGGAAGTGTGTGATCCCTCTGAGGATGGGGATGGAGCAATTGAAGAAGAGGAAGCACCAGTGCCTGAAATTGTTGATGAAGTTCCTGATGATTCACATATGGTAGTTGATTCCCAGACTGTGGCTGAACCTAATGCTAAGATTGAAGAAGTGCCAAAGAAGTCATATGCATCAATT ctgAAAGTTATGAAGGAGAACGCTGCACCTTTTTCAAGCCCTGCCCCTTCTCCTGTGAGGTCTGCACCAAAAAGCCAAGAACAAGTCACTGCTGCAGTACCTCCTGCATTGGCAACTGAGACACATGTCTTTACTTCAAATACTACTGAAAATGGGAATGTCCAAGAGAATGAAG CTGAAGGCCCTTCCATCTATGTGAAAGGTCTACCTTTAGATGCGACACCTGTGCTACTTGAGGATGAATTTAAGAAGTTCGGACCTATTAGGTCTGGTGGTATTCAAGTTAGATGTCAGAAG GGATTTTGCTTTGGCTTTGTTGAATTTGAAGTGGCAAGTGCTGTGCAAAGTGCATTGCAG GCTTCTCCTATCATGATTAGTGGATGCCGGGTTGTTGTGGAGGAAAAGAGATCTACTTCTCGAG GGAACAATAGGGGTCGATTTTCCTCTGGAGCTGGGGCTGGATACAGGAACGAGGGACCGAGAGGGCGTGGAAATTTTGGAGGGGGCAGAGCCTATGGCCGAAGTGATTTCACTAACAGGACAGAGTTTGGAAATAGGAATGGTAATAGGGGTGGATATTCAAACCGTGGAGGTGATGGATATCGGAGGAATGATAAGATGAGGAACAATGGTGACCGTGCAAACCGTGCTGGTGGGTTGTCTCTTAATGCTGCAGCTAAAACAACAGCACCACGGGTATCTGCTACTGCTTGA